A single window of Candidatus Flexicrinis affinis DNA harbors:
- a CDS encoding hydrogenase iron-sulfur subunit has product MEDYSKYHPGWGTNAPVIIGFLCNWCSYRAADLAGTSRFGYPATLRDIRLMCTGRLDPTFVIKALREGADGVLVMGCHPGQCHYEEGNYKAMRRVALLRRTLAQLGVHPDRVQLGWASASQGIVFVEVVKEMTERIARLGPLTWQDNIDDLMPRTPPVPEPEAAHGR; this is encoded by the coding sequence ATGGAGGATTACAGCAAGTATCATCCCGGGTGGGGCACCAACGCGCCCGTCATCATCGGGTTCCTGTGCAACTGGTGCTCGTACCGCGCCGCGGACCTCGCCGGAACAAGCCGTTTCGGGTATCCCGCGACACTGCGCGACATACGCCTGATGTGCACTGGCCGCCTTGACCCGACGTTCGTCATCAAGGCGCTGCGTGAAGGCGCAGACGGCGTGCTGGTGATGGGCTGCCATCCCGGTCAGTGTCACTACGAAGAGGGCAACTACAAAGCGATGCGCCGCGTCGCGCTGCTGCGCCGTACCTTAGCGCAGTTAGGAGTCCATCCCGACCGCGTTCAGCTCGGATGGGCGTCGGCGTCGCAAGGCATCGTCTTTGTCGAAGTTGTGAAAGAAATGACTGAGCGCATCGCCCGGCTAGGGCCGCTAACGTGGCAGGACAACATCGACGATTTGATGCCACGCACGCCGCCCGTTCCCGAACCGGAGGCAGCACATGGCCGATAA
- a CDS encoding CoB--CoM heterodisulfide reductase iron-sulfur subunit A family protein produces MSDEKIGVYICHCGHNIAGTVNVEEVAEWASKLPNVVVSKDYKFMCSSLGQELVEADIREKGLTRVVVAACSPHMHEPTFRGACSRAGLNPYLFEMANIREHASWVHQDDKEAATEKAKSIVSGAVSRAEKLQPLEPFRAPINPVTLVVGGGIAGINAALEIANAGQKVILVEREPSIGGHMAQFDKTFPTLDCAACILTPKMFEVGMHKNVELLTYSEVEKVDGYVGNFTVRIRKKARKINTELCTGCGDCWERCPAKVVDHVYEAGLGYRTAVYRPFPQAVPKYPVIDTESCIYFKNGRCKACQKFCPTGAINFEEEDEVVIVTVGNIVLATGYDLFDATQLPQYGYGRLANVFTSMEFERMTNSSGSTSGKVVLRDGLTMPHSVAILHCIGSRDKNTNEYCSATCCMAALKFAHLVKEKTHAEVYNFYIDMRTAFKDYEKFYNRLMEEGTHFIRGRAAEVTDAARKPGEEGKLIVQAEDTLIGKQRRIPVDMVILMVGQEPRHDAHIVSHMFGIGCSDAGFFTERHPKLDPVATMNEGIFIAGTCQGPKDIPASVAQGEAAAARVLSLIGRGEVEVEPVRARIDEDRCSGCRICNNLCPYGAIDFLSDLGVSRVNPALCKGCGTCVAACPSQVIEGQHFTFDSIMSQIDGLLWDVRPNGNEKVTFMQPEPV; encoded by the coding sequence ATGAGCGATGAAAAGATTGGTGTTTACATCTGTCACTGCGGCCACAACATCGCCGGGACGGTTAACGTCGAGGAGGTCGCGGAATGGGCGAGCAAGCTGCCCAACGTGGTCGTCTCGAAGGACTACAAGTTCATGTGCTCCAGCCTCGGACAGGAGCTTGTCGAGGCCGACATTCGCGAGAAGGGTTTGACGCGGGTGGTCGTCGCGGCCTGCTCGCCGCACATGCACGAGCCGACCTTCCGCGGGGCGTGCTCGCGAGCCGGCCTCAACCCATATCTGTTCGAGATGGCGAACATCCGTGAACACGCGAGTTGGGTGCACCAGGACGATAAGGAAGCCGCGACCGAGAAAGCCAAGTCGATCGTGAGCGGCGCCGTCAGCCGAGCCGAGAAGCTCCAGCCGCTTGAGCCGTTCCGTGCCCCGATCAACCCGGTCACGCTGGTGGTTGGCGGCGGCATCGCCGGCATCAACGCCGCGCTCGAGATCGCCAACGCCGGCCAGAAGGTCATCTTGGTGGAGCGCGAGCCGAGTATCGGCGGGCATATGGCGCAGTTCGACAAAACGTTCCCGACGCTCGACTGCGCGGCGTGTATCTTGACCCCTAAGATGTTCGAAGTCGGCATGCACAAGAACGTCGAACTGCTGACGTACAGCGAAGTCGAAAAGGTCGACGGGTACGTCGGCAACTTCACGGTCCGTATTCGGAAGAAGGCACGTAAGATCAACACCGAACTGTGCACCGGCTGCGGCGACTGTTGGGAGCGCTGCCCGGCCAAGGTTGTCGATCACGTCTACGAGGCCGGCTTGGGCTACCGGACGGCGGTTTACCGTCCTTTCCCGCAGGCGGTCCCGAAGTACCCGGTGATCGACACCGAAAGCTGCATCTACTTCAAGAACGGCCGCTGCAAGGCCTGTCAGAAGTTCTGCCCGACCGGTGCGATCAACTTCGAGGAAGAAGATGAAGTCGTGATCGTGACGGTCGGCAACATCGTGCTGGCGACGGGCTACGACCTGTTCGACGCGACCCAATTGCCGCAGTACGGTTACGGCCGGCTTGCCAACGTGTTTACCAGCATGGAATTCGAGCGCATGACCAACTCGTCCGGCTCTACGTCCGGAAAGGTCGTGCTGCGCGATGGACTCACCATGCCGCACAGCGTAGCGATCTTGCACTGCATTGGCAGCCGTGACAAGAACACCAACGAATACTGCTCGGCGACGTGCTGTATGGCCGCGCTCAAGTTCGCGCACTTGGTGAAGGAAAAGACGCACGCCGAGGTCTACAACTTCTACATCGACATGCGCACCGCCTTCAAGGACTACGAGAAGTTCTACAACCGGCTGATGGAAGAAGGCACGCACTTCATCCGCGGACGCGCGGCCGAGGTAACCGACGCCGCGCGCAAACCCGGCGAAGAAGGCAAGCTGATCGTACAGGCGGAGGACACGCTGATCGGCAAGCAGCGGCGCATCCCGGTCGATATGGTCATTCTGATGGTCGGTCAGGAACCGCGGCATGATGCCCACATCGTCTCGCACATGTTCGGGATCGGCTGTTCCGACGCCGGGTTCTTTACCGAACGCCACCCGAAGCTCGACCCTGTCGCAACGATGAACGAGGGCATCTTCATTGCCGGTACGTGCCAAGGTCCGAAGGACATCCCCGCCAGCGTGGCGCAGGGTGAAGCCGCCGCCGCGCGCGTGCTCAGCTTGATCGGCCGTGGAGAAGTGGAGGTCGAGCCTGTCAGGGCGCGCATCGACGAGGACCGGTGCTCGGGCTGCCGCATCTGCAACAACCTGTGCCCGTACGGCGCGATCGACTTCCTCTCGGATCTCGGCGTCAGCCGCGTGAACCCGGCGCTGTGCAAAGGCTGCGGGACGTGCGTCGCCGCCTGTCCGAGTCAGGTCATCGAAGGCCAGCACTTCACGTTCGACTCGATCATGTCGCAAATCGACGGCTTACTGTGGGACGTTCGACCCAACGGCAATGAAAAGGTCACGTTCATGCAGCCGGAACCGGTGTAG
- a CDS encoding CoB--CoM heterodisulfide reductase iron-sulfur subunit B family protein yields MTDRELTYTYYPGCSLKSAAYAYEDSTQVVSKSLGIRLNEIDDWNCCGATEYFSVNQLPAYSLVARNLSLAHSQYGGADVVAPCSACFLNLRKTNDYMRKYKNLNAQVGQALGAGGLSYTPGSVRVRHLLDVVVEDVGFDAVKEKVVKPLEGLKVAPYYGCLIVRPETGYNTEYPTHLDELMTTLGAEVVDFPMKTHCCGGHMTQISEETAYELIRRILKNATDYGAQAIVTLCPMCQLNLDAYQSEVNKMFGTDYHIPVLFFTQLMGIAFGLNEADLGFGAEVVPAGPALATIGHPAEQTRQRPKRRDKNALPMPGSNGADES; encoded by the coding sequence GTGACTGACCGTGAACTCACCTACACGTATTATCCCGGCTGTTCGCTGAAGTCTGCAGCATACGCGTACGAAGACTCGACGCAGGTGGTCTCCAAATCGCTGGGCATCCGCCTCAACGAGATCGACGACTGGAACTGCTGCGGGGCGACCGAGTACTTCTCGGTCAATCAACTCCCAGCCTACAGCCTCGTAGCGCGCAACCTGTCGCTGGCCCACAGCCAGTACGGCGGCGCGGATGTCGTGGCGCCATGCAGCGCGTGCTTCCTCAACCTTCGCAAGACCAACGACTACATGCGCAAGTACAAGAACCTCAACGCGCAGGTCGGTCAGGCGTTGGGCGCCGGCGGGCTTTCCTACACCCCCGGCTCGGTACGCGTACGGCACTTGCTCGATGTCGTTGTCGAGGATGTGGGCTTTGACGCGGTCAAGGAGAAGGTCGTCAAGCCACTGGAAGGGCTCAAGGTCGCGCCTTACTACGGATGCCTGATCGTCCGGCCGGAAACCGGCTACAACACCGAATACCCGACGCACCTTGACGAGTTGATGACCACGCTGGGCGCTGAGGTCGTGGATTTCCCGATGAAAACCCACTGCTGCGGCGGCCACATGACGCAGATCAGCGAAGAGACGGCCTACGAGCTGATCCGGCGCATTCTCAAGAACGCGACTGACTACGGCGCGCAGGCGATCGTTACGCTGTGCCCGATGTGTCAGCTCAACCTCGACGCCTATCAGTCCGAAGTCAACAAGATGTTCGGCACGGACTATCACATCCCCGTCCTGTTCTTCACGCAACTGATGGGCATCGCATTCGGCCTGAACGAAGCCGACCTCGGCTTCGGTGCAGAAGTGGTTCCCGCCGGCCCGGCATTAGCGACCATCGGTCACCCGGCCGAGCAGACTCGCCAGCGCCCGAAACGGCGCGACAAGAACGCCCTGCCGATGCCGGGCAGCAACGGAGCAGATGAATCATGA
- a CDS encoding 4Fe-4S dicluster domain-containing protein — MATPSSTRLLDQVMAETPGGETLIGCLQCGTCGGSCPSASDMDSTPRRLFAMLMADMDEDVLTSNTPWFCVSCYYCTVRCPQDIPITDLMYTLKQKAIQAGHYHQDAHAPFSESFIGYVEQYGRSFEFGLATRFQLVHHPLATVRKGGLGFQMLRKGRLHMTPQKIKNMPQLSAILSKAKQLAGQEV; from the coding sequence ATGGCGACTCCGTCATCCACACGACTGCTCGATCAGGTCATGGCCGAAACCCCCGGCGGGGAGACGCTGATTGGCTGCCTGCAGTGTGGCACGTGTGGGGGCTCTTGCCCCTCCGCGAGCGACATGGATTCCACCCCGCGGCGCCTATTCGCCATGTTGATGGCCGACATGGACGAGGACGTGCTGACCAGTAACACCCCGTGGTTCTGCGTGTCCTGCTACTACTGCACGGTGCGGTGCCCGCAGGACATCCCCATCACAGACCTGATGTACACCCTGAAGCAGAAGGCAATACAGGCTGGACACTACCATCAGGATGCCCACGCCCCCTTCTCCGAGAGTTTTATCGGTTACGTCGAGCAGTACGGGCGCAGCTTCGAGTTCGGACTGGCGACCCGTTTCCAGCTCGTCCACCATCCGCTGGCCACAGTCCGGAAAGGAGGGCTGGGGTTCCAGATGCTGCGCAAGGGCCGCCTGCACATGACGCCGCAGAAGATCAAGAACATGCCGCAGCTCAGCGCGATACTCAGCAAAGCCAAGCAGCTTGCCGGGCAGGAGGTGTGA
- a CDS encoding flavodoxin domain-containing protein yields the protein MNNRILVTYASRYGSTAEIAQRVGDVLAKRGYAVDVLPLAEATAPGDYDGFVLGGAIYSGQWPPEVCEFVGSNEHLLRDKHAALFVVAIRLREAGEEMRQSVLSTIDTCRVMVEPDTIGLFAGKIDYDTLSPIVRLQVQTKNLPEGDFRDWAAIEAWADEVAAAFKQPLPVEPVGSPTAVMAAPAPCCS from the coding sequence ATGAACAATCGGATCCTCGTCACCTACGCGAGCCGGTACGGTTCAACAGCGGAGATTGCGCAGCGGGTCGGCGACGTGCTGGCAAAGCGTGGATACGCCGTCGATGTGCTGCCTTTGGCGGAGGCGACCGCGCCGGGAGACTACGACGGGTTCGTGCTGGGCGGGGCAATCTACTCCGGGCAGTGGCCGCCGGAAGTGTGCGAATTTGTCGGCAGCAACGAACATCTTCTGCGTGACAAGCATGCGGCACTGTTCGTTGTCGCGATTCGCCTTCGCGAAGCGGGCGAAGAGATGCGCCAGTCTGTCCTCAGTACCATCGACACCTGCCGGGTGATGGTCGAACCGGACACGATCGGTCTGTTTGCGGGGAAGATCGATTATGACACGCTGTCGCCGATCGTGCGTCTGCAGGTGCAGACCAAGAATCTGCCCGAAGGTGATTTCCGCGACTGGGCGGCGATCGAGGCGTGGGCCGACGAAGTCGCGGCAGCGTTCAAGCAGCCGCTGCCGGTGGAGCCAGTCGGCTCACCGACCGCGGTGATGGCTGCACCGGCGCCTTGTTGCAGCTGA
- a CDS encoding fucose isomerase produces MNDIQSRPNEVVLVASGDLRLSANQKCWPAQADMEQRIGEAFAKEGWTIRRAHAYNAALQHGFIDSQRMGMDVFQSISPDAPLVVAEAVWQYSHHVLAGLRDHRGPILTLANWSGQWPGLVGMLNLNGSLTKMGVRYSTLWSEDFTDPYFVNGLRQWLREGVITHDVSHVRDWDGSGSADALALGQRLAAELKQRKAIIGVFDEGCMGMYNAIIDDEMLNPTGIYKERLSQSALVAAMNRVPDKEALACRNWLETRGMTFVTGTDEATELTDAQILTQLKMYIAALRIANDFGCDAIGIQYQQGLKDMVPASDLAEGLLNNVERPPVFHEITGDELYAGQALPHFNEVDEGCAVDALVTNRIWNALGYDPATTLHDVRWGQHYTGDGVDDFVWVFLISGSAPASHFIGGYAGAFSERQNPMYFRLGGGTLKGISKAGEIVWSRVFVMDGRLHADLGRASVVELPYEETERRWQATSPEWPIMHAVLHGVTRDQMMARHKANHLNVVYAPSAQAADDALTAKAAMFAAMGIDVHICGAIGAG; encoded by the coding sequence ATGAATGACATACAGTCTAGACCCAATGAAGTTGTTCTTGTTGCAAGCGGCGATCTGCGACTTTCTGCTAATCAGAAATGCTGGCCGGCACAAGCCGATATGGAACAGCGTATCGGCGAAGCGTTCGCCAAAGAGGGTTGGACGATTCGGCGTGCGCACGCCTACAACGCTGCGCTCCAGCACGGCTTTATCGACAGCCAACGTATGGGCATGGATGTTTTCCAGTCCATTTCCCCCGACGCGCCGCTGGTCGTCGCGGAAGCGGTCTGGCAGTACAGCCATCATGTTCTGGCCGGCCTGCGCGACCATCGCGGCCCGATCCTCACGCTCGCCAATTGGAGCGGACAGTGGCCCGGATTGGTCGGCATGCTCAACCTGAATGGATCGCTCACCAAGATGGGCGTGCGCTATAGCACGCTCTGGAGCGAGGACTTCACCGACCCGTATTTCGTCAACGGTCTGCGTCAGTGGCTGCGCGAAGGCGTAATCACGCATGATGTCAGCCACGTCCGCGATTGGGACGGGAGTGGCAGCGCAGACGCACTTGCGCTCGGCCAGCGGCTGGCGGCAGAACTCAAGCAGCGCAAGGCCATCATCGGCGTGTTCGATGAGGGTTGTATGGGCATGTACAACGCGATCATCGACGACGAGATGCTGAACCCAACCGGTATCTACAAGGAACGACTGAGCCAGTCGGCGCTGGTGGCCGCGATGAATCGCGTGCCGGACAAAGAAGCACTCGCGTGCCGCAACTGGCTGGAGACCCGTGGCATGACCTTCGTCACCGGCACCGACGAGGCGACCGAATTGACCGACGCGCAAATTCTGACTCAGCTCAAGATGTACATCGCTGCGCTGCGCATCGCGAATGATTTCGGCTGTGACGCGATCGGAATCCAGTATCAACAAGGGTTGAAGGATATGGTTCCGGCATCCGATCTCGCCGAGGGTCTGCTCAACAATGTCGAGCGCCCGCCGGTGTTTCACGAGATCACCGGCGACGAGCTGTACGCCGGTCAGGCGCTGCCCCACTTCAACGAGGTTGACGAAGGATGCGCGGTCGACGCACTCGTGACCAATCGTATCTGGAACGCCCTAGGTTATGATCCCGCGACGACTCTCCACGACGTGCGTTGGGGTCAACATTACACGGGCGACGGCGTGGACGATTTCGTGTGGGTGTTCCTGATCTCAGGCTCCGCGCCGGCGTCGCATTTCATCGGCGGATACGCGGGCGCATTCAGCGAACGTCAAAATCCGATGTACTTCCGGTTGGGGGGCGGCACGCTCAAAGGGATCAGCAAAGCAGGCGAAATCGTGTGGAGCCGCGTCTTTGTGATGGACGGACGCCTGCATGCGGACCTCGGCCGCGCATCAGTGGTCGAGCTTCCCTACGAGGAGACCGAGCGGCGCTGGCAGGCGACATCGCCGGAATGGCCAATCATGCACGCGGTGCTGCACGGCGTGACTCGCGATCAGATGATGGCGCGCCACAAGGCGAACCACCTCAACGTCGTGTATGCGCCTTCCGCGCAAGCGGCGGATGATGCACTCACCGCCAAAGCCGCGATGTTCGCCGCAATGGGCATCGACGTGCACATCTGCGGCGCCATCGGCGCGGGTTAA
- a CDS encoding fasciclin domain-containing protein — MNAKRVLTVLLMFAVSFMAHGQADKPARLRVMQLSYVLDVSALVDVAVDGNVLFEEISFPFVTDYVVLAPGEHELTTSISGRDDYVASLTLTLEAGTDYFVIVEGDYAQGVNYMVIVLGIPPDSPAQSAAIVANLTSLAITDLAVDDQLVVESVTPGDYATLALPNVEFAVSGSFGDQSYSETFTPHSNTRQIIAVRQQPSGEPMQIYDRSSWLSVADYLRSVEEGAQFSRVAAAIVASGALDALSDDHAFTLFLPVNGALDGVDLPTDAETLIALLSDHVVIGSLSPYLLPRNATVTTLSGAVIAPDFGSTPSGYWEIDGAPILWDIRLPNGVIYGIDGVIDLSR; from the coding sequence ATGAATGCGAAGCGGGTACTCACAGTCCTGTTGATGTTCGCCGTGAGTTTCATGGCGCACGGACAAGCTGACAAGCCGGCCAGACTACGGGTAATGCAGCTTTCGTATGTGCTCGATGTCAGCGCGCTAGTTGATGTCGCGGTCGATGGCAACGTACTGTTCGAGGAGATCAGCTTTCCGTTCGTCACAGACTACGTCGTGTTGGCGCCGGGAGAGCACGAGCTGACGACATCGATCAGTGGCCGGGACGACTACGTTGCATCCCTGACGCTGACGCTGGAGGCAGGCACCGACTACTTCGTTATTGTCGAGGGCGACTACGCGCAAGGCGTGAATTACATGGTCATCGTACTCGGCATCCCACCTGATAGCCCCGCGCAAAGCGCTGCAATCGTGGCCAACCTCACCTCGCTCGCGATCACGGACCTTGCAGTCGACGACCAACTCGTCGTCGAGAGTGTCACACCGGGCGATTACGCGACACTCGCTCTCCCGAACGTGGAATTCGCGGTCTCGGGCAGTTTTGGCGACCAATCCTACAGCGAGACCTTCACTCCACACTCGAACACCCGACAGATTATCGCCGTGCGGCAGCAGCCGTCCGGCGAGCCGATGCAGATCTACGATCGGTCGAGCTGGCTGTCGGTCGCGGACTATCTGCGCTCGGTCGAAGAAGGCGCGCAGTTCTCGCGCGTTGCTGCGGCCATCGTCGCGTCAGGCGCGCTCGACGCCCTGAGCGACGATCATGCGTTCACGCTGTTCTTGCCGGTAAACGGTGCGCTGGACGGAGTCGATCTGCCGACAGATGCGGAAACATTGATCGCCCTGTTGTCCGATCACGTCGTTATCGGCAGTCTGTCGCCGTACTTGCTGCCCCGAAACGCGACGGTGACGACCCTCTCCGGGGCCGTGATCGCGCCCGATTTCGGCTCGACCCCTAGCGGCTACTGGGAAATCGACGGCGCACCGATCCTGTGGGACATTCGACTCCCCAACGGCGTGATCTACGGCATCGATGGCGTGATCGACCTGTCCCGGTAG
- a CDS encoding alpha/beta hydrolase, producing MDRTAQILTLRDGRTLGYAEWGDPNGRPVLLFGGSTSSRLLRPSDTASLTESGVHLYTFDRPGTGLSSRQPNRTLLDWPADVRDFADQKQLGRFAVIGGSLGGAYAVACAYALPDRLICASIVSGVAGLDDPDVFASQNRATQTLTRMAQRNPKLLAFQNSMSRPLISSRFGKRMLRAALGNLPASDLALLDRPGEMDIMHESVRECLRPGGSGAADDMRAVVLDWGFNLEDIETKVFIWQGEDDPQATPAMARYMAARITDSETRLIPGAGHLLIISHWRDIVAQLVGYWRSKEV from the coding sequence ATGGACCGAACAGCCCAGATCCTGACGTTGCGCGACGGGCGTACGCTCGGCTATGCCGAGTGGGGCGACCCGAACGGCAGACCGGTCTTGCTGTTCGGCGGCAGCACCAGTTCGCGTCTGCTGCGCCCATCCGACACCGCCTCACTTACCGAGTCCGGAGTCCACCTCTATACGTTCGATCGTCCCGGCACCGGATTGAGCAGCAGGCAGCCAAACCGGACGCTGCTCGACTGGCCGGCAGACGTGCGCGACTTCGCTGATCAGAAGCAGCTTGGCCGCTTCGCCGTCATTGGCGGTTCACTGGGCGGCGCCTACGCCGTCGCGTGCGCGTATGCGCTGCCCGATCGCCTGATCTGCGCCTCGATCGTCAGTGGAGTGGCCGGCCTCGACGATCCCGACGTATTCGCATCACAGAATCGGGCGACCCAAACGTTGACGCGCATGGCCCAGCGGAATCCGAAGCTGTTGGCCTTTCAAAACAGCATGTCCCGGCCGTTGATTAGCAGCAGGTTCGGCAAACGTATGCTGCGCGCCGCGCTTGGCAACCTGCCCGCCAGCGATCTGGCGCTGCTGGATCGTCCCGGCGAGATGGACATCATGCACGAGAGCGTGCGCGAATGCCTGCGTCCGGGTGGCTCAGGCGCCGCCGACGATATGCGGGCTGTCGTGCTGGACTGGGGCTTCAATCTGGAAGACATCGAGACGAAGGTGTTCATCTGGCAAGGCGAGGACGACCCGCAGGCCACCCCAGCGATGGCGCGCTACATGGCGGCGCGGATTACCGACAGCGAGACCCGGCTGATCCCCGGCGCGGGTCATCTTCTGATCATCAGCCACTGGCGCGACATCGTGGCTCAGCTCGTCGGCTACTGGCGCAGCAAAGAAGTGTGA
- a CDS encoding glycosyltransferase family 1 protein, which produces MHIAIFVYGTWGDIRPHVVLGTALQKAGHEVQVVASTGYETWVRERGLGFYPLTTDVNTFTRENAALMDAGVVRQLQTLRTRIAPIFMQMGLEVMEATRESNVLLTVEFGLSLLFDVVKANNLKPIFINPAPINPTRASNTVLPARPGWFPFEGWYNRFGYTVLRQSAWRSLGGARNALAKQLGLPKSGYRDFRALVDTAPALTTVSRHIFQRPSDWGDHWQVTGFLFDDDPDWTPPADLVDFLAAGEAPVYVGFGSMPDANPEATTRTILSAVRQAGKRAVILTGWAGLGTEDVPEDVYILKYAPHHWLFPKMSAVVHHGGSGTTASGMRAGVPTVIVPHVGDQGFWGRTVKAHGVGTAPIPRKKLTSDNLAAAITESTTSRTLQANALALGEKIQREDALADAVSWMERFLT; this is translated from the coding sequence ATGCACATCGCGATCTTCGTTTATGGCACGTGGGGCGATATCCGGCCGCACGTCGTGTTGGGAACGGCGCTTCAGAAAGCGGGTCATGAGGTTCAAGTCGTCGCGTCGACGGGCTACGAAACGTGGGTGCGCGAGCGTGGGTTGGGCTTCTATCCCTTGACGACCGACGTCAACACCTTCACTCGAGAGAACGCGGCGCTCATGGATGCGGGCGTTGTGCGGCAGCTTCAAACCCTGCGAACGCGCATTGCGCCGATCTTCATGCAGATGGGACTCGAAGTGATGGAAGCGACCCGCGAATCCAACGTGCTGTTGACGGTCGAGTTCGGTCTCTCGCTCCTGTTCGACGTGGTGAAGGCCAACAACCTGAAGCCGATCTTCATCAACCCGGCACCGATCAACCCGACGCGCGCGTCGAATACTGTTCTGCCTGCTCGGCCGGGGTGGTTCCCCTTTGAGGGGTGGTACAACCGCTTCGGCTATACGGTGCTGCGGCAGTCGGCATGGCGGTCACTTGGCGGGGCGCGAAACGCGCTGGCGAAACAGCTCGGACTGCCGAAAAGCGGCTACCGGGACTTCCGCGCCCTAGTCGATACCGCGCCTGCGCTGACGACCGTAAGCCGGCACATCTTCCAGCGTCCGTCGGATTGGGGCGATCACTGGCAGGTGACCGGATTTCTCTTCGATGACGATCCGGATTGGACGCCGCCGGCGGACTTGGTCGACTTTCTGGCGGCGGGCGAAGCGCCGGTGTATGTCGGGTTCGGCAGTATGCCGGACGCCAACCCGGAAGCCACCACGCGAACCATCCTGAGCGCCGTGCGGCAAGCAGGCAAACGGGCCGTGATCCTCACCGGGTGGGCCGGCCTCGGCACGGAGGATGTGCCGGAAGACGTCTACATCCTCAAGTATGCGCCGCATCACTGGCTGTTTCCGAAGATGTCGGCGGTCGTCCATCACGGCGGCTCGGGCACGACTGCGTCTGGAATGCGTGCGGGTGTGCCCACGGTTATCGTGCCGCATGTCGGCGATCAAGGGTTCTGGGGAAGGACGGTCAAGGCTCATGGTGTCGGCACCGCGCCGATCCCGCGCAAGAAGCTGACCTCCGACAACTTGGCGGCGGCGATCACGGAATCGACCACGAGCCGCACTCTACAGGCGAACGCGCTGGCGCTCGGCGAGAAGATCCAGAGGGAGGATGCCCTTGCAGACGCGGTATCGTGGATGGAGCGATTCCTTACTTAG